In Rhinoraja longicauda isolate Sanriku21f chromosome 27, sRhiLon1.1, whole genome shotgun sequence, one DNA window encodes the following:
- the fabp10a gene encoding fatty acid-binding protein 10-A, liver basic — translation MAFTGTWQVYAQENIENFMRALSLPEDVIKIGKDIKPVIEIKQTGDNFVITTKNPRQSVSNQFTIGKEADITSMDGKKLKCTVRMEDGKLICKLENFLHVQEVQGSEMIEKLTAGTITMIRKSRRI, via the exons ATGGCATTCACCGGCACATGGCAGGTCTACGCTCAGGAGAACATTGAGAACTTCATGCGGGCTCTCT CGCTTCCAGAAGATGTAATAAAGATTGGGAAAGACATCAAGCCAGTCATTGAAATCAAACAAACCGGAGACAACTTTGTCATCACCACCAAAAATCCCCGTCAGTCGGTGTCCAATCAATTCACCATCGGGAAAGAAGCCGATATCACCAGCATGGATGGCAAAAAGCTGAAG TGCACAGTTCGGATGGAAGACGGGAAGCTAATCTGCAAGTTAGAAAACTTCCTGCATGTACAGGAGGTGCAGGGATCCGAAATGATTGAA aaactTACAGCAGGAACCATC